A region from the Rufibacter sp. DG15C genome encodes:
- a CDS encoding low specificity L-threonine aldolase, with amino-acid sequence MLYSFTNDYSEGCHPNILRRLTETNLQQQPGYGNDEATLESVAAIRALCQNPAVDVHLVAGGTLANLIVLSAFLKSYESVIAAETGHINNHEAGAIEATGHKIETVPTPDGKLSPVLIQPLLNKFPEYHTVKPRIVYISNSTEIGTIYTKQELTDLSTFCRQNNLLLFMDGARLGMALSTGSNDMTLPDIARLTDIFYLGATKCGGLIGEAIVLANPALQKDFKYYIKQRGALMAKGRLFGAQFAELLRDNLMFELGRHANQLAQQLATTLQDLGYTFLTPAQTNQIFPILPDALILELNKKYGFFVWRKMPDGMSAVRLITSWATPQEQVEQFLQEVKELMASLK; translated from the coding sequence ATGCTCTATAGCTTCACCAATGATTACAGCGAGGGCTGCCACCCTAACATCTTACGCCGCTTAACCGAAACCAATCTGCAACAACAACCGGGCTACGGCAATGACGAAGCCACGCTGGAAAGCGTGGCCGCCATCAGGGCGCTTTGCCAGAACCCCGCGGTAGACGTGCACCTGGTGGCGGGTGGCACGCTGGCCAACCTCATTGTGCTGAGCGCTTTCTTAAAATCATATGAATCTGTGATTGCCGCCGAGACGGGGCACATCAACAACCATGAGGCGGGCGCCATTGAAGCCACGGGCCACAAGATTGAAACCGTGCCCACGCCAGACGGCAAGCTGTCCCCTGTCCTCATCCAGCCGTTGTTGAACAAGTTTCCCGAGTACCACACGGTCAAGCCCAGAATAGTCTACATCTCCAACTCCACTGAGATTGGCACCATTTACACCAAACAGGAACTCACAGATCTTTCCACGTTTTGCCGCCAGAACAACCTCTTGCTGTTCATGGACGGCGCGCGCTTGGGCATGGCTTTGTCGACGGGTAGCAATGATATGACCCTGCCAGACATTGCCCGGCTTACGGATATCTTTTACCTGGGCGCCACCAAGTGCGGCGGCCTCATTGGCGAGGCCATTGTGCTGGCCAACCCTGCCCTGCAGAAAGACTTCAAATACTACATTAAGCAGCGCGGCGCGCTTATGGCCAAGGGAAGGTTGTTTGGGGCGCAGTTCGCGGAGCTGTTGCGGGACAACCTGATGTTTGAACTGGGCAGACACGCCAACCAACTGGCCCAACAGCTGGCCACTACCCTGCAGGACCTGGGCTACACTTTTTTAACGCCCGCCCAAACCAACCAGATCTTTCCTATTCTGCCAGACGCACTCATTCTGGAACTGAACAAGAAATACGGCTTCTTTGTCTGGCGCAAAATGCCCGATGGCATGTCTGCTGTACGCTTGATCACGTCCTGGGCCACACCGCAAGAGCAGGTAGAGCAGTTCTTACAAGAGGTAAAGGAATTAATGGCTTCTTTGAAGTAA
- a CDS encoding DNA methyltransferase — protein MTTPENMPAMHALPAVAIDAFIQRWKASGASERANYQLFLSELCDLLGVEKPRPASDKVHEATYTFERPVIFNDGEGRTSTNFIDLYKKDCFVLEAKQGSDKATGPSEADLLGFDKPKTKTGTATRDTRTWDREMKKAKELALRYARSLPMAEGWPPFLAVVDVGYCIDLYADFARQGKTYVPFPDPVSYRITLEELHNPLVQERLRMLFTEPLELDPSRRAARVTRQLAERLAKLAASLESAGHTPEQVAGFLMRCLFTMFAEDVQLLPDKSFTKLLIDYRQNLAHFPDALRALWQSMDRGGFDPALRTTIPQFNGYLFKNPEALPVTEAQLELLIQAAEAGWADVEPAIFGTLLERALQPRERHKLGAHYTPRAYVERLVMPTVIEPLREEWEAARTASAILEDNGDEAGARKEIETFHRRLCSVRVLDPACGSGNFLYVTLEHLKRLEGEVTEFLAHFPGQQTLDMTGGYTVTPAQLLGLEVNPRAAAIADVVLWIGYLQWHFRAHGHAQRLSNPILREYGNIRQQDAVLSYSERLPRLDKDGQPVTRWDGHSTKPHPVTGQEVPDETARTVVYDYLNPQPATWPEADFIVGNPPFIGPARMRDALGDGYTEALRKTYKGSVPDSADFVMYWWHKAAEIVRAEKAERFGFITTNSIKQTFNRRVIEAQMQANPPLSITLAIPDHPWVDSAEGAAVEIAMSVAEKGERPGRILIPSSKQKTDSQEVQVTFVEREGKIYSDLTTGVELSQAVPLESNQGLSSMGVKLHGLGFVLNPEVASSLINGLPENQLIIRPYLTSRDLAQGVKEKFVIDLFGLGEMEVRSNYPELFQHLSIYVKPDRLAKAANSKDAEKYAKEWWLFGKTRPQLRQSLRGLSKFIATSRTAKHRVFQLIEVANQVESEVVVIASEDAYFLGVLSSEFHKVWALAVGSDLGGNTPRYNNSACFDPFPFPAATEAQKAQIRHLAEQLDAHRKHRQALHPTLTITDMYNVLEKLKTGDALTAKEQKTHEQGLVSILLQLHKELDAAVAAAYGWPAHLPEEEILERLVALNKERAAEEARGLIRWLRPEYQNPQGTQQADMGIETSAKAVKATAKEMLAWPKTLAEQAQAVQRALQLHERPATAQDLYQQFKPVAKAQQPQRLQQIDNLLQTLHGLGLLRKTEQAQYVK, from the coding sequence TTGACCACTCCTGAAAACATGCCCGCCATGCACGCTCTACCTGCTGTTGCCATAGATGCCTTCATTCAACGCTGGAAAGCCTCTGGCGCCTCTGAGCGGGCCAACTACCAGCTGTTCCTCTCTGAACTCTGCGACCTGCTGGGCGTGGAGAAACCAAGACCGGCGTCTGACAAGGTGCACGAGGCCACCTATACCTTTGAGCGACCCGTTATCTTCAATGACGGCGAAGGCAGGACCAGCACCAACTTCATAGACCTCTACAAGAAAGACTGCTTTGTGCTGGAGGCCAAGCAGGGCAGCGACAAAGCCACTGGCCCCTCTGAGGCCGACCTGCTGGGATTTGACAAACCGAAGACCAAGACCGGGACCGCCACCAGAGACACCCGCACCTGGGACCGCGAGATGAAGAAGGCCAAGGAGCTGGCTCTGCGCTATGCACGGTCATTGCCCATGGCTGAGGGCTGGCCGCCGTTTCTGGCGGTGGTGGACGTGGGTTACTGCATAGACCTGTACGCCGACTTTGCGCGGCAGGGCAAGACCTACGTGCCGTTCCCAGACCCCGTCAGTTACCGCATCACCTTAGAAGAACTGCACAACCCGCTGGTGCAGGAACGCCTCCGCATGCTCTTCACCGAGCCTCTGGAACTGGACCCCAGCCGCCGCGCTGCCCGCGTGACCCGGCAATTAGCCGAGCGGTTGGCCAAGCTGGCCGCGTCCCTGGAAAGCGCCGGACACACACCTGAGCAGGTGGCTGGTTTTCTGATGCGCTGTCTGTTTACCATGTTTGCCGAGGATGTGCAGCTGCTCCCGGATAAGTCATTTACCAAATTACTCATAGACTACCGCCAGAATCTGGCGCATTTCCCAGACGCGCTCAGGGCGCTGTGGCAGAGCATGGACCGGGGCGGTTTTGACCCGGCCCTGCGTACCACCATCCCGCAGTTTAACGGCTATCTGTTCAAGAACCCAGAGGCCTTGCCGGTCACAGAGGCGCAGTTGGAATTGCTCATTCAGGCCGCCGAGGCCGGTTGGGCTGACGTGGAGCCCGCCATCTTCGGGACGCTGTTGGAGCGGGCCCTGCAACCCCGGGAGCGACACAAGCTGGGCGCCCACTACACGCCGCGCGCCTACGTAGAGCGCCTGGTGATGCCCACCGTCATTGAACCGCTCCGTGAGGAGTGGGAGGCGGCCCGCACGGCATCGGCTATCTTAGAAGACAACGGGGATGAGGCCGGGGCGCGCAAAGAGATTGAGACCTTTCATAGGCGGCTGTGCTCGGTGCGGGTGCTGGACCCGGCCTGCGGAAGCGGCAACTTTTTGTACGTGACCCTAGAACACCTCAAGCGGCTGGAGGGCGAGGTGACTGAGTTTCTGGCCCACTTCCCGGGGCAGCAGACCCTGGACATGACGGGCGGCTACACCGTGACTCCGGCGCAGTTGCTGGGGCTGGAGGTGAACCCGCGCGCCGCCGCCATCGCAGACGTGGTGCTCTGGATTGGCTATCTGCAGTGGCACTTCAGGGCGCACGGCCACGCCCAGCGCCTGTCTAACCCCATCCTGCGCGAGTACGGCAACATACGCCAGCAGGACGCCGTGCTCAGCTATTCTGAGCGTCTGCCGCGGCTGGATAAAGACGGCCAGCCCGTCACCCGCTGGGACGGCCACAGCACCAAGCCGCACCCGGTCACCGGCCAGGAAGTGCCCGACGAGACCGCCCGCACTGTGGTCTATGACTACCTCAACCCCCAGCCCGCCACCTGGCCCGAAGCCGATTTCATAGTAGGCAACCCGCCTTTTATTGGCCCCGCCCGCATGCGTGACGCCTTAGGCGATGGCTATACCGAGGCTCTTCGGAAAACCTACAAAGGCTCTGTGCCTGACAGTGCTGATTTTGTGATGTATTGGTGGCACAAGGCTGCTGAGATTGTTCGCGCAGAAAAAGCAGAGCGCTTCGGATTTATTACCACGAATAGCATCAAGCAGACTTTTAACCGCCGTGTGATTGAAGCGCAGATGCAGGCAAATCCTCCGTTGTCAATCACACTTGCCATACCAGACCACCCTTGGGTAGATAGTGCAGAAGGTGCCGCTGTAGAGATAGCTATGAGTGTGGCTGAAAAAGGCGAAAGACCGGGTAGGATTTTAATTCCATCATCTAAGCAAAAAACCGACAGTCAAGAAGTGCAAGTCACTTTTGTAGAAAGAGAAGGAAAAATCTATTCTGATTTAACTACAGGAGTTGAGCTTTCTCAGGCTGTTCCTCTAGAATCAAATCAAGGCTTAAGTAGTATGGGAGTAAAACTACATGGTTTAGGGTTTGTACTGAATCCAGAAGTAGCTTCTTCGCTTATAAATGGACTACCTGAAAATCAACTAATAATAAGACCATATCTAACAAGTAGAGACTTAGCTCAAGGTGTTAAGGAAAAGTTCGTTATTGATTTATTCGGTTTAGGAGAAATGGAAGTTCGGTCTAATTATCCCGAACTTTTTCAGCACCTATCCATCTATGTGAAACCTGACAGATTAGCTAAAGCAGCCAATTCAAAAGACGCAGAAAAGTATGCTAAAGAATGGTGGCTGTTTGGTAAAACTCGTCCCCAATTAAGACAATCGCTAAGAGGTTTGAGTAAATTTATTGCTACTTCAAGAACAGCTAAACATAGAGTTTTTCAACTGATAGAAGTAGCTAATCAAGTTGAAAGTGAAGTTGTAGTTATAGCATCTGAAGATGCGTATTTCTTAGGTGTACTCTCATCTGAGTTTCACAAGGTTTGGGCATTAGCTGTCGGCTCAGATTTAGGAGGTAATACACCTCGATATAACAATTCTGCTTGCTTCGACCCATTCCCTTTCCCAGCCGCCACCGAGGCGCAGAAGGCCCAAATCCGCCACCTCGCCGAACAGCTGGATGCGCACCGGAAGCATCGGCAGGCGTTGCACCCCACGCTCACCATCACAGACATGTACAACGTGCTGGAGAAGCTGAAAACCGGCGATGCCCTCACCGCCAAAGAGCAGAAAACGCATGAGCAGGGGCTAGTGAGCATTCTGCTGCAACTGCACAAGGAACTGGACGCCGCAGTGGCCGCTGCCTACGGCTGGCCCGCGCACCTGCCCGAGGAGGAGATTCTGGAACGCCTGGTGGCCCTCAACAAAGAGCGCGCCGCAGAAGAAGCCCGCGGCCTCATCCGGTGGCTGCGCCCTGAGTACCAGAACCCGCAGGGCACCCAGCAGGCAGACATGGGCATAGAGACATCGGCCAAAGCCGTAAAAGCCACCGCCAAAGAAATGCTGGCCTGGCCCAAGACCCTGGCCGAGCAGGCGCAGGCCGTGCAGCGCGCCCTGCAACTGCATGAGCGCCCCGCCACTGCGCAAGACCTGTACCAGCAGTTCAAGCCCGTGGCCAAAGCCCAGCAACCGCAGCGCCTGCAACAGATAGACAACCTGCTGCAAACCCTGCACGGCCTGGGCCTGCTGCGCAAAACAGAGCAGGCGCAGTACGTCAAATAA
- a CDS encoding helix-turn-helix domain-containing protein, translating to MIQMNNPTLSDLLNIALGGIVKQSLLEVLGDAGLLAPTSNTEEHYFDVSQAAKFLKIPKSTLYSYTSGRLIPHYKRGKRLVFKQSDLELWLTDSKKKTISEIEADVYSTKKKKGGIK from the coding sequence ATGATCCAAATGAATAACCCAACATTGTCAGACCTCCTAAATATTGCTTTAGGAGGCATAGTAAAACAGTCGCTTCTAGAGGTATTAGGAGATGCCGGTTTATTAGCACCTACATCAAATACAGAGGAGCACTACTTTGATGTCTCCCAAGCAGCTAAATTCCTAAAAATTCCAAAGTCAACGTTATACAGCTATACAAGCGGTAGACTTATTCCTCATTATAAGAGAGGCAAGCGGCTGGTGTTTAAACAATCTGATCTGGAGCTATGGTTAACCGATAGCAAAAAGAAGACTATTTCTGAAATAGAGGCTGACGTATACAGTACTAAGAAAAAGAAGGGAGGAATAAAATAA
- a CDS encoding site-specific integrase, producing the protein MASVKVLLYTSKVLKNGEHPIMLRLIKDRKIKYVSLDYSCSKELWDEDEQRPVKKHPHKVELNIKITKMMNDANKIILDFDNNEQNYSVDDIAKALSRKVIGKRTVFQFTDELVQRHKEVGKVGTADAFQNGKRIVSRFTKEKDISFKELDYIFLTRLEDDLLKRKVTENSIAVYMRTLRSIYNKAIAEGHAKENDYPFKAYKLTKLNTKTKKRALTKEQVKSISDHKLELGSKLWIARSIFLFSYYCRGVNFIDVAQLKWSNIDNGRVHYTRAKTGHQFNIALLPPALEILEYYRAKQDKSGFIFPILGSYHDTEQKIKNRVKKIMKEVNSNLRTVAQAVKIDFNITTYVARHSYATVLKRQNVSTSQISEALGHSSEKITQVYLDSFENTVLDEADKFLL; encoded by the coding sequence GTGGCCTCTGTAAAAGTACTACTTTACACCTCTAAGGTGCTCAAAAACGGCGAACATCCTATAATGCTTCGTCTGATTAAAGATCGAAAAATCAAGTATGTTTCACTAGACTATTCTTGCTCTAAAGAGCTATGGGATGAGGATGAGCAACGGCCAGTAAAGAAACACCCGCATAAGGTAGAGCTTAACATTAAAATCACAAAAATGATGAATGATGCTAATAAGATCATTCTAGATTTTGATAACAATGAGCAGAACTACTCGGTCGATGATATTGCTAAAGCGCTAAGTAGAAAAGTAATTGGTAAGCGGACCGTCTTTCAATTCACTGATGAGCTTGTTCAGCGACATAAGGAAGTAGGGAAAGTCGGTACTGCAGATGCTTTTCAAAATGGTAAACGCATTGTGTCCCGGTTTACAAAGGAGAAAGACATCAGCTTTAAAGAACTAGACTACATTTTCCTGACCCGATTAGAGGATGATCTTCTAAAGCGGAAGGTGACCGAGAATTCCATAGCAGTTTATATGCGTACTCTACGCTCAATATACAATAAAGCTATTGCAGAAGGACATGCAAAGGAAAATGATTACCCATTCAAAGCATATAAACTGACAAAACTTAACACAAAGACAAAAAAGAGAGCGCTAACCAAAGAGCAGGTAAAGAGTATCTCAGACCATAAACTGGAGCTTGGTAGTAAGCTTTGGATAGCTAGAAGCATTTTCCTCTTCTCTTACTACTGTAGAGGTGTCAACTTTATAGACGTTGCACAACTTAAGTGGAGTAATATTGATAATGGCAGAGTACATTATACCAGAGCAAAGACTGGCCATCAATTTAATATTGCTTTGCTTCCACCTGCCTTAGAGATATTGGAATACTATAGGGCCAAGCAAGATAAGTCAGGATTTATTTTTCCAATCCTTGGGAGTTACCATGACACGGAGCAGAAGATAAAGAACCGGGTTAAAAAGATTATGAAGGAAGTGAACAGTAATTTGCGCACTGTAGCACAAGCGGTAAAGATAGACTTCAACATTACCACCTATGTGGCTAGGCACAGCTATGCTACAGTGCTCAAGAGACAAAACGTCTCCACTTCCCAAATCAGTGAGGCATTGGGCCACAGCAGCGAGAAAATTACACAGGTGTACCTTGACAGCTTTGAAAATACTGTTTTGGATGAAGCTGATAAGTTTTTACTGTAA